From one Geoalkalibacter halelectricus genomic stretch:
- a CDS encoding CDP-alcohol phosphatidyltransferase family protein, which yields MTTYGSIIIEIVLPVLLMLGAERFAVYRFLQTPQQVAWVRNHWWLHPNAISRARYPMGFIAVLLLHLGYPRLCFLFFTFWMITDITDGDIARKCDLHTKDGESIDPFSDKLMYSPMLIYLAWLNWLSPVLVGFFLLFDIVGQASRHFIKTKAANLFGKAKTFLVVVLLIVVGLELIYGPLPVLGRAIHPLLVICVGLAFCSTVFKLIPNYWYANILSIMNLVCGLAGCWVILAGHPPVYALGLVFLGQFLDLFDGRAAERWGSTPKGELFDDVADGTSFGLTVGLIVATAFSQLWVGILVGLLYLGAVVYRLVRFVIEKRKAGVLGGVETFAGLPSPAGALLAGTACVLIANDLIIGFLVVLTSMLMVSRVPYAHFGRAILPKVPKIVRVIVLGAFLFLLALGVRRDQYLVPLIFAFTCALAYLASPLYWHPRKSPASE from the coding sequence TACGGTTCGATCATCATTGAAATTGTTCTGCCCGTGCTGCTCATGCTGGGCGCGGAGCGTTTTGCCGTGTATCGCTTTTTGCAAACCCCCCAACAGGTGGCCTGGGTGCGCAATCACTGGTGGCTGCATCCCAACGCCATCAGTCGCGCCCGCTACCCCATGGGATTCATCGCCGTTTTGCTCCTGCATCTGGGCTATCCGCGCCTGTGCTTTTTGTTTTTCACCTTCTGGATGATCACCGACATCACCGATGGCGATATCGCCCGCAAGTGCGACCTGCACACCAAGGACGGCGAGTCCATCGATCCGTTTTCCGACAAGCTCATGTATTCCCCCATGCTGATCTATCTGGCCTGGCTCAATTGGCTCAGTCCGGTGCTGGTCGGTTTTTTCCTGTTGTTTGATATCGTCGGGCAGGCCTCGCGGCATTTCATCAAAACCAAGGCAGCCAACCTGTTCGGCAAGGCCAAGACCTTTCTCGTCGTCGTGTTGCTGATCGTGGTGGGCCTGGAACTGATCTACGGTCCGCTTCCGGTTCTGGGGCGCGCCATTCATCCGCTGCTGGTGATTTGCGTGGGGCTGGCCTTTTGCTCCACGGTTTTCAAGCTGATCCCTAATTACTGGTACGCCAACATCCTCAGCATCATGAACCTGGTGTGCGGGCTGGCCGGCTGTTGGGTCATCCTCGCCGGTCATCCGCCCGTCTACGCTCTGGGGCTGGTGTTTCTCGGGCAATTTCTCGACCTCTTCGACGGGCGCGCCGCGGAGCGCTGGGGGTCGACTCCCAAGGGCGAACTCTTCGATGACGTGGCTGACGGCACCAGCTTCGGCCTGACCGTGGGGCTTATTGTCGCCACGGCTTTTTCGCAGTTGTGGGTTGGTATTCTGGTCGGCTTGTTGTATCTGGGTGCGGTGGTGTACCGCCTGGTGCGCTTTGTCATCGAGAAGCGCAAGGCCGGGGTGCTCGGTGGGGTGGAAACCTTTGCCGGGCTGCCGTCTCCCGCCGGGGCGCTGCTGGCGGGGACCGCCTGCGTGCTGATCGCCAACGATCTGATCATCGGTTTTCTGGTGGTTTTGACCTCGATGTTGATGGTGTCGCGGGTGCCCTATGCCCATTTCGGGCGCGCCATTCTCCCCAAGGTTCCGAAAATCGTGCGGGTCATCGTTCTGGGCGCGTTTTTGTTTCTGCTTGCCCTGGGCGTGCGTCGCGACCAGTACCTCGTTCCCCTGATCTTTGCCTTTACCTGCGCCCTGGCGTATCTGGCCTCTCCCCTGTAT